In Acidimicrobiales bacterium, the DNA window GGCGTCTCCCCCTCCGGGGGGAGGCGAGGAAGCGACCGTCGGTCGATGTGCGGCGGGGGTGGGATCCGGATGATGGCCCCATGGCACTCTCCACCCTCCAACCCCAACCCGAGGCGCCGCCCCGGCACCCGGGGCGCCCGGCGATCGAGGTCCAGGGACTGACGAAGGCGTACGGCTCGCACCAGGTGCTGGCCGACGTGTCGTTCGCGGTCGGCCAGGGCGAGATCTTCGGGCTGCTCGGCTCCAACGGCGCCGGCAAGACCACCGCCGTCGAGATCGTCCAGGGCCTGCGCCCCCGTGACCGGGGCGACGTCCGGGTCCTCGGCCTCGACCCCGTCGCCGAGCGGCCCCGCCTGCGGCACCTGGTCGGCTCGCAGCTGCAGTCGTCGGCCCTGCCCGACCGGCTCCGGGTCGGCGAGGCGCTGCGGCTGTTCGCCCGCCTGGCCGGCGACGTCGTCGACTGGCGGGCGCTGAGCGACGAGTGGAGCCTCGACCACCTGGAGCGCCGGGCGTTCGGCGCCCTCTCGGGTGGCGAGCGGCAGCGGCTGTTCCTGGCGCTGGCACTGATCAACCGGCCCCGGCTCGTGTTCCTCGACGAGCTGACCCAGGGCCTCGACGTCGCCGCCCGCCAGGAGACGTGGGAGCTCATCGAGCGGGTGCGCGACGACGGCGCCACCGTGGTCCTGGTCACCCACTTCATGGACGAGGCCGAGCGGCTGTGCGACCGGGTCGGCGTGCTCCACGGCGGCCGGGTCGTGACCATCGGTCGTCCGGCCGACCTGATCGCCGCTGTCGGCGGTCCCGTCCACCTGCGCTTCTCGGCCCCGGATCCGTCGCTGTTGGCGGGGCTCGACCGGGTGGCCGGCGTGACCGACGTGACCGTCGACCGCAGCCGGGCCGACGTCGGCCAGCCCGCCGCCGTCGACGTCGCCTGCGCGGCCGCCGCCACCGTCGCCGTGACCGCCGAGATCGCCCACCGCGGCCTCGCCCCCGCCGACTTCGCCGTCGTCCGGCCCTCGCTGGAAGACGTGTTCGTCGCCCTCACGAAGGAGAACCCCCGATGAGCGCTCTCGTCGCCCTCACCCGCACCGAGGCCCGCCTGCTGTCCCGTGACTGGGCCGCCATGGTGTTCGCCTTCGTCTTCCCGCCGCTGACCCTGATGGTGCTCGCCGGCTCGTTCGGTACCGACATGGACGAGGGGTTCGGCAACGTCCTGCCCTCCGACTTCTACGTCACCGGCTACATCGGTGTGCCGCTCGCGGCGCTGGCCCTGATCGGGCTGCCGGTGCTGCTGGCGTCGTACCGGGAGCGCGACGTGCTGCGGCGCTTCGCCGCCTTCGGCATCGGGACGCCCACCGTGGTGGCCGCCCAGGCGCTGGTCACCGGGGTGCTCGTGGTGCTGGCCGCGGCGACCGTGCTGGCCGTGGCGGCGCCGACCTACGGCGTGCCAGCGATGGAGGACCCCCTGGCGGTGACGGCGGCCTTCACGCTCGGGACGGTCACGATGATCGTGCTCGGCGTGGCGCTGGGCCTGTCGCTGCAGACCGCCCGGGGTGCCCAGGCGATCGGCCTGCTGGCCTTCTTCCCGATGTTCCTGCTCTCGGGCGGTGGCCCGCCGCCGGACGTGATGTCCGACGTGATGCGCCGCATCGCCGACG includes these proteins:
- a CDS encoding ABC transporter ATP-binding protein, which translates into the protein MALSTLQPQPEAPPRHPGRPAIEVQGLTKAYGSHQVLADVSFAVGQGEIFGLLGSNGAGKTTAVEIVQGLRPRDRGDVRVLGLDPVAERPRLRHLVGSQLQSSALPDRLRVGEALRLFARLAGDVVDWRALSDEWSLDHLERRAFGALSGGERQRLFLALALINRPRLVFLDELTQGLDVAARQETWELIERVRDDGATVVLVTHFMDEAERLCDRVGVLHGGRVVTIGRPADLIAAVGGPVHLRFSAPDPSLLAGLDRVAGVTDVTVDRSRADVGQPAAVDVACAAAATVAVTAEIAHRGLAPADFAVVRPSLEDVFVALTKENPR
- a CDS encoding ABC transporter permease — translated: MSALVALTRTEARLLSRDWAAMVFAFVFPPLTLMVLAGSFGTDMDEGFGNVLPSDFYVTGYIGVPLAALALIGLPVLLASYRERDVLRRFAAFGIGTPTVVAAQALVTGVLVVLAAATVLAVAAPTYGVPAMEDPLAVTAAFTLGTVTMIVLGVALGLSLQTARGAQAIGLLAFFPMFLLSGGGPPPDVMSDVMRRIADVLPLTHVIAGIRDPWLGSGTVGGHLLALTAWLVAGLAAVAYQVRRR